One region of Macadamia integrifolia cultivar HAES 741 chromosome 11, SCU_Mint_v3, whole genome shotgun sequence genomic DNA includes:
- the LOC122093388 gene encoding 50S ribosomal protein L7/L12-like — protein MQSPRMRFLSGVRLLRRSLCSTATTTETRSQKLERIADELLDLNKLERHDYAVLFRFKLGLNKYGPAISGLDSSASASAGGGAAGTDSKATEKTAFDIKLEKFDAAAKIKIIKEVRTFTDLGLKEAKDLVEKAPIVLKKGVTKEEANPIVEKLKELGATVVLE, from the coding sequence ATGCAAAGTCCACGTATGAGGTTCCTTTCCGGTGTCAGGCTTCTTCGCCGTTCTCTTTGCTCTACCGCTACGACCACCGAGACGAGATCGCAGAAGCTCGAGAGAATTGCTGACGAGCTTCTCGACCTCAATAAGCTGGAAAGGCATGATTATgcagtcctgttcaggtttaAATTAGGTTTAAACAAGTATGGACCTGCAATCTCTGGCCTTGATTCATCGGCATCTGCGTCAGCGGGAGGTGGTGCAGCGGGGACTGATTCAAAGGCTACTGAGAAGACAGCGTTTGATATAAAGCTTGAGAAGTTTGATGCTGCTGCTAAGATAAAGATCATTAAGGAAGTTAGGACTTTTACGGATTTGGGGTTGAAGGAAGCCAAGGATTTAGTGGAGAAGGCGCCAATCGTCCTCAAGAAAGGGGTTACCAAGGAGGAAGCTAATCCGATTGTTGAGAAACTCAAAGAATTGGGAGCCACGGTTGTATTGGAATAG
- the LOC122094173 gene encoding oxygen-dependent coproporphyrinogen-III oxidase, chloroplastic — MPTSIMSTSSTFSPHLSPATSSSSSSSSYSTFRAPSLSFFPRNPSFKTPLSMNKRTSLSVQSAVTIEKETPQDERPDTFLRESDGPSSSVRARFEKMIREAQDSVCAAIEAVDGGAKFKEDVWSRAGGGGGISRVLQDGGVWEKAGVNVSVVYGMMPPEAYRAARGENSVEKPGPIPFFAAGISSVLHPKNPFAPTLHFNYRYFETDAPKDAPGAPRQWWFGGGTDLTPAYIFEEDVKHFHTVQKNACDKFDPSFYPRFKKWCDDYFFIKHRGERRGLGGIFFDDLNDYDQEMLLSFASECANSVVSAYIPIIERRKDMPFTDRHKEWQQLRRGRYVEFNLVYDRGTTFGLKTGGRIESILVSLPLTARWEYDHKPEEGSEEWKLLDACINPKEWI, encoded by the exons ATGCCGACCTCAATTATGTCTACTTCTTCCACTTTCTCCCCTCATCTTTCTCCTGCtacctcctcttcctcttcctcttcttcttattctaccTTTAGagccccatctctctctttcttccccagAAACCCATCATTCAAAACACCTCTTTCGATGAACAAACGAACCAGCTTAAGCGTCCAATCAGCAGTAACCATCGAGAAAGAGACACCACAGGACGAACGTCCAGATACATTTCTCCGTGAATCCGACGGTCCATCGTCCTCCGTTAGGGCTCGATTCGAGAAAATGATCAGAGAAGCTCAAGATAGTGTCTGCGCAGCCATAGAGGCCGTGGATGGCGGCGCCAAATTCAAGGAGGATGTGTGGTCGAGGGCTGGCGGTGGTGGCGGTATTAGCAGAGTCTTGCAGGACGGTGGGGTGTGGGAGAAAGCTGGTGTTAATGTGTCTGTTGTGTATGGAATGATGCCTCCTGAAGCTTATAGAGCTGCCAGGGGTGAGAATTCGGTGGAGAAGCCGGGCCCTATACCATTCTTCGCAGCCGGAATCAGTTCG GTTTTGCACCCTAAGAACCCTTTTGCACCAACTTTACACTTTAACTATCGGTACTTCGAAACAGATGCTCCAAAAG ATGCTCCTGGAGCACCTAGACAGTGGTGGTTTGGTGGAGGCACTGATTTGACTCCTGCCTATATCTTCGAGGAGGATGTCAAACACTTCCATACG GTTCAAAAAAATGCCTGTGACAAATTTGATCCAAGTTTCTACCCCAGATTCAAGAAATGGTGCGATGATTATTTCTTTATAAAG CACCGAGGTGAAAGACGTGGCCTTGGAGGAATATTTTTTGATGATCTTAATGACTATGATCAAGAGATGCTTCTTTCCTTTGCATCTG AATGTGCAAATTCTGTAGTTTCTGCATACATACCAATTATTGAGCGACGGAAGGATATGCCATTTACAGATCGGCATAAGGAATGGCAGCAATTACGAAGGGGACGCTATGTGGAATTCAACTTG GTTTATGATCGAGGTACGACATTTGGACTTAAGACAGGGGGCCGTATTGAGAGTATTCTTGTTTCTCTCCCACTTACGGCACGATGGGAATATGACCAT AAACCAGAAGAGGGAAGTGAAGAATGGAAATTATTAGATGCCTGCATCAACCCTAAGGAATGGATCTGA